One part of the Bradyrhizobium sp. CB1650 genome encodes these proteins:
- a CDS encoding DMT family transporter, whose amino-acid sequence MGEWIGVAIALASSSLGGTAAAITRYLVGGGDPILLAILRWGIGFACLLPSALVLGVRWPSPRDLPAVALLGICFFGLFFILYNIAVSYTTAARASLALATLPLHTMVVGALLGVERLTVRKITGVGIAVLGVAGALAAGLAQSPPGAWRGELIMTGAVFCMAFYNVLSRPLMQRSSALGFLTVGMGAGAVALILAGFLRGSFAALQHFTAAQWTAGVYLGVGGGALAFILWVKALERATPTRVANTMTVNPIAAALLAALLVGEPITPNLLVGLVAVFAGIWIATSEAKPVNPAVVRGGSGTTPPVPRG is encoded by the coding sequence GTGGGAGAGTGGATCGGGGTTGCGATCGCGCTGGCGTCCAGCAGCCTCGGCGGCACCGCGGCGGCGATCACCCGTTATCTCGTCGGCGGCGGCGACCCGATCCTTCTTGCGATCCTGCGCTGGGGCATCGGCTTTGCCTGCCTGTTGCCGAGTGCACTCGTGCTCGGCGTCCGCTGGCCGTCGCCGCGCGACCTGCCGGCCGTGGCGCTGCTCGGCATTTGCTTCTTCGGCCTGTTCTTCATCCTCTACAACATCGCGGTGTCCTATACGACCGCCGCGCGCGCCAGTCTGGCGTTGGCCACACTGCCGCTCCACACCATGGTGGTCGGTGCGCTTCTCGGCGTCGAGCGGCTGACGGTGCGCAAGATCACGGGCGTCGGCATCGCCGTGCTCGGCGTTGCCGGCGCGCTCGCGGCGGGGCTGGCGCAAAGCCCGCCGGGCGCCTGGCGCGGCGAGTTGATCATGACCGGGGCCGTGTTCTGCATGGCCTTCTACAACGTGCTGTCGCGCCCGCTGATGCAGCGTTCCAGTGCGCTCGGCTTTCTCACCGTCGGCATGGGCGCGGGCGCCGTCGCGCTGATCCTGGCGGGCTTTTTGCGCGGCAGCTTTGCGGCGCTCCAGCATTTCACCGCGGCGCAGTGGACCGCCGGCGTCTATCTCGGCGTTGGCGGCGGCGCGCTCGCCTTCATCCTCTGGGTCAAGGCGCTGGAACGTGCCACGCCGACCCGCGTCGCCAATACGATGACAGTCAATCCGATTGCGGCTGCCTTGCTCGCAGCGCTGCTGGTCGGCGAGCCGATCACGCCCAATCTGCTCGTCGGGCTCGTCGCGGTGTTCGCCGGCATCTGGATCGCCACCAGCGAAGCGAAGCCGGTCAATCCGGCCGTTGTTCGGGGCGGATCAGGAACAACGCCGCCAGTGCCGAGAGGCTGA
- a CDS encoding DUF6163 family protein: MSEISTRDAARDNARDNARDKAMSVAAISSERPEVDENVWTRRLVLFLRVMALLSILKGLYHWAQVTGFVGGEDEAFENQSMAWQAATVYFAVIELVAAVGLWLATPWGAVVWLTTVVSMAVIELMFPGIYGGSLVVVGGEAFMLAAYLALAWMAARERPP, from the coding sequence ATGTCCGAAATCTCAACCCGCGATGCGGCCCGCGACAATGCCAGGGACAATGCCAGAGACAAAGCCATGTCGGTGGCTGCGATCTCGTCGGAGCGTCCCGAGGTCGACGAGAATGTCTGGACGCGACGGCTCGTGCTGTTCCTGCGCGTGATGGCGCTGCTTTCGATTCTCAAGGGCCTCTACCACTGGGCGCAGGTTACGGGCTTCGTCGGCGGCGAGGACGAGGCATTCGAGAACCAGTCGATGGCCTGGCAGGCCGCGACCGTCTATTTCGCCGTGATCGAGCTCGTCGCCGCCGTCGGCCTCTGGCTCGCCACGCCCTGGGGCGCGGTGGTGTGGCTGACGACCGTGGTATCGATGGCGGTGATCGAGCTGATGTTTCCCGGCATCTACGGTGGCAGCCTCGTCGTGGTCGGGGGCGAAGCTTTCATGCTCGCCGCCTATCTCGCGCTCGCCTGGATGGCCGCGCGCGAACGACCACCATAA
- a CDS encoding MFS transporter, whose amino-acid sequence MSRRQLPIILALGTTQTLAWASSYYLPALLADPMARDLGVSSNWIFGAFSASLVISAMLGPRIGRQIDLVGGRQVLSASNLTIAAGLVLLGLSQSVMVMAIAWLVLGIGMAMGLYDAAFAALGRIYGNEARGSITGITLMAGFASTVGWPLTAWGLAHIGWRDTCFAWAAANILIGLPLNFFMLPAIKGAKHAAATAPRPHLPLDRTMILLAFIFAAVWTVTGAMAAHFPRILETTGATPVEAIAAGALIGPAQVGARILEAGFLSRFHPLWSTRLACLTHPIGAVIVAIFGGAAASAFALFHGSGNGILTIARGTLPLAIFGPKDFGYRLGIIGAPARMAQAVAPLAFGLLIDVMGAKVLIVSSALSLSALAALFLIRPEQRPD is encoded by the coding sequence ATGAGCCGGCGACAACTTCCGATCATCCTGGCACTTGGCACCACGCAGACCCTGGCCTGGGCTTCCAGCTACTACCTGCCGGCCCTGCTCGCCGATCCCATGGCGCGCGACCTCGGCGTCTCCTCCAACTGGATCTTTGGCGCGTTCTCGGCGTCGCTCGTGATCTCCGCGATGCTCGGCCCGCGTATCGGGCGACAGATCGACCTCGTCGGCGGACGGCAGGTGCTGTCGGCCTCGAACCTGACGATCGCCGCGGGCCTCGTGCTGCTTGGGCTCTCGCAATCGGTCATGGTGATGGCGATCGCCTGGCTCGTGCTCGGCATCGGCATGGCGATGGGACTCTATGATGCCGCCTTCGCCGCGCTTGGTCGCATCTACGGCAACGAGGCGCGCGGCTCGATCACAGGCATCACGCTGATGGCCGGGTTTGCCTCGACCGTCGGCTGGCCGCTCACCGCCTGGGGCCTGGCGCATATCGGCTGGCGCGACACCTGCTTTGCGTGGGCCGCCGCCAACATCCTGATCGGGCTGCCCCTGAATTTCTTCATGCTGCCGGCGATCAAGGGCGCAAAGCACGCTGCTGCAACGGCTCCAAGGCCGCATTTGCCGCTCGACCGCACGATGATCCTGCTCGCCTTTATCTTCGCCGCGGTCTGGACCGTTACCGGCGCGATGGCGGCGCATTTCCCACGTATCCTCGAGACCACCGGCGCGACGCCCGTCGAGGCGATCGCGGCGGGCGCGCTGATCGGCCCGGCACAGGTCGGCGCGCGCATTCTCGAAGCGGGCTTCCTCAGCCGCTTCCATCCGCTGTGGTCGACGCGGCTCGCCTGCCTGACCCATCCGATCGGCGCGGTTATCGTTGCGATCTTCGGCGGCGCCGCGGCGAGCGCCTTCGCCCTGTTCCACGGCTCGGGCAACGGCATTTTGACGATTGCGCGTGGCACGCTGCCGCTCGCGATCTTCGGCCCGAAGGATTTCGGCTATCGCCTCGGCATCATCGGCGCGCCGGCGCGCATGGCGCAGGCGGTGGCGCCGCTCGCCTTCGGCCTGCTCATCGATGTCATGGGAGCCAAGGTGTTGATCGTCTCGTCCGCGCTCAGCCTCTCGGCACTGGCGGCGTTGTTCCTGATCCGCCCCGAACAACGGCCGGATTGA
- a CDS encoding arginyltransferase, with amino-acid sequence MTQHSRDTPQFYLTAPSPCPYLPGRHERKVFTHLVGDRAGDLNDLLTHGGFRRSQSIAYRPACDQCRACVSVRVIANEFRPSRNFRKVLARNADVIGEQRSAVPTSEQYSVFRAYLDARHRHGGMADMTVLDYAMMVEDSHVETRIIEYRRRGPDSGITGRGEELLAVALTDVLSDGLSMVYSFFEPSQVSRSLGTFMILDHIARARRQGLPYVYLGYWIEGSKKMDYKARFLPQQRLAPSGWLRIDAQGDSASEPQD; translated from the coding sequence TTGACCCAGCACTCGCGCGACACCCCACAGTTTTACCTCACCGCGCCATCCCCCTGCCCCTATCTGCCAGGCCGGCATGAGCGCAAGGTGTTCACGCATCTCGTCGGGGACCGTGCCGGCGACCTGAACGACCTCCTCACTCATGGCGGGTTCCGCCGCAGCCAGTCGATCGCCTACCGGCCCGCCTGTGACCAGTGCCGCGCCTGCGTCTCGGTCCGGGTCATCGCCAACGAGTTCCGTCCCTCCCGAAATTTCCGCAAAGTGCTGGCGCGCAATGCCGACGTCATCGGTGAGCAGCGCAGCGCGGTGCCGACCTCCGAACAATATTCGGTGTTCCGTGCCTATCTCGACGCCCGCCACCGCCACGGCGGCATGGCCGACATGACGGTGCTCGACTACGCCATGATGGTCGAGGACAGCCATGTCGAGACCCGCATCATTGAGTACCGCAGGCGCGGCCCCGACAGCGGCATCACCGGTCGTGGCGAGGAGCTGCTCGCGGTGGCGCTCACCGACGTGCTCAGCGACGGGCTGTCGATGGTCTATTCCTTCTTCGAGCCGAGCCAGGTCAGCCGCTCGCTCGGCACCTTCATGATCCTCGACCATATCGCCCGCGCCCGCCGCCAGGGCCTGCCTTACGTCTATCTCGGCTACTGGATCGAAGGCTCGAAGAAGATGGACTACAAGGCCCGCTTCCTGCCGCAGCAGCGCCTCGCCCCCTCCGGCTGGCTGCGCATCGATGCGCAAGGGGACTCTGCCTCGGAGCCGCAGGATTGA
- the hemB gene encoding porphobilinogen synthase: MAIKYGRPIELREVARRDDTVASPALDLTVRPRRNRKAEWARRMVRENVLTTDDLIWPLFLIDGSGRREAVGSMPGVDRLSVDEAVREAERAMKLTIPCIALFPYTDPSLRDEEGSEATNPNNLVCQAVRAIKKEFPDLGILCDVALDPFTSHGHDGLIADGKILNDETVAVLVRQALVQAEAGCDIIAPSDMMDGRVAAIREGLDHAGLLDVQIMAYAAKYASAFYGPFRDAIGSAKTLTGDKRTYQMDSANTDEALREVELDIAEGADMVMVKPGMPYLDVVRRVKDTFAMPTFAYQVSGEYAMIAAAANNGWLDGDRAMMESLLAFKRAGADGVLSYFAPKAAEKIRAQ; the protein is encoded by the coding sequence ATGGCGATCAAATACGGACGTCCGATCGAATTGCGCGAGGTCGCTCGCCGGGATGACACAGTCGCCTCCCCCGCCCTCGATCTGACCGTCCGCCCGCGCCGCAACCGTAAGGCCGAATGGGCGCGGCGGATGGTACGTGAGAACGTGCTCACGACCGACGATCTGATCTGGCCGCTGTTCCTGATCGACGGCAGCGGCAGGCGCGAGGCGGTTGGCTCGATGCCGGGCGTCGACCGCCTCAGCGTCGATGAGGCCGTGCGCGAGGCCGAGCGCGCCATGAAGCTCACCATTCCCTGCATCGCACTGTTTCCCTACACCGATCCGTCCCTGCGCGACGAAGAGGGATCGGAGGCCACCAATCCGAACAACCTGGTGTGCCAGGCGGTGCGCGCGATCAAGAAGGAGTTTCCCGATCTCGGTATTCTCTGCGACGTCGCGCTCGATCCCTTCACCAGCCATGGTCATGACGGCCTGATCGCCGACGGAAAGATCTTGAACGACGAGACGGTCGCCGTGCTGGTGCGCCAAGCCCTGGTGCAGGCCGAAGCCGGCTGCGACATCATCGCGCCGTCGGACATGATGGACGGCCGCGTTGCCGCGATCCGCGAAGGGCTCGACCACGCCGGTCTGCTCGACGTTCAGATCATGGCCTATGCGGCGAAATACGCCTCCGCCTTCTACGGCCCGTTCCGCGATGCGATCGGCTCGGCCAAGACGCTGACCGGCGACAAGCGAACCTACCAGATGGACAGCGCCAACACCGATGAAGCTCTACGCGAAGTGGAGCTCGACATCGCCGAAGGTGCCGACATGGTGATGGTGAAGCCCGGCATGCCCTATCTCGACGTCGTACGGCGCGTGAAGGACACCTTTGCGATGCCGACCTTCGCCTACCAGGTCTCCGGCGAATACGCGATGATTGCTGCGGCCGCAAACAACGGCTGGCTCGACGGCGATCGCGCCATGATGGAGAGCCTCCTCGCCTTCAAGCGAGCCGGCGCCGACGGCGTTCTGAGTTATTTTGCGCCGAAGGCGGCGGAGAAGATCAGAGCGCAGTAA
- a CDS encoding MFS transporter: MSTTPRLPETFNRLAWSNLAAQSAEQIALAAAPIVAVLTLGVAEGQTGLLQTALTLPFVLFAIPAGLLADRISRRSLMAGAEALRAAALAAVVLLLGVGALNLPLLALLGFAAVCGTVVYSVAAPALVPSLVGAELLPAANARIELARTIAFASGPALGGALVGWLGASPAFAFAAALSAVAVVLLSGLYEPARAPTPRRHPLQDIREGAAFVFHHALLRPVFITQFIFNTGWFLQLAVFVPYAVRHLGLSATGVGIVLAMYGVGMVIGALLATRVMRRIAFGTVIGLGPVTGFVAAVVMALTVLVPSPWLAGLSFFLLGVGPILWVISTTTLRQSVTPPRLLGRVSAINIMSYGARPLGSALGAVVGGVWSAEACLYLAAAVFAVQALVIWLSPAVALDRQPKMVEDGAAARC; this comes from the coding sequence ATGTCAACGACTCCTCGTCTTCCCGAGACATTCAACCGCCTCGCCTGGTCCAACCTGGCCGCGCAATCCGCTGAACAAATCGCGCTCGCGGCCGCGCCCATCGTTGCCGTGCTGACCCTCGGCGTCGCAGAGGGCCAGACCGGCCTGCTGCAGACCGCCCTCACCTTACCCTTCGTGCTGTTCGCGATCCCGGCCGGCCTGCTCGCCGACCGCATCTCCCGTCGTTCGCTGATGGCGGGCGCAGAAGCACTGCGGGCTGCCGCGCTCGCGGCCGTCGTACTGCTGCTCGGGGTCGGCGCGCTCAATCTGCCACTGCTGGCGCTGCTCGGCTTTGCCGCGGTGTGCGGCACCGTCGTCTACAGCGTGGCCGCGCCGGCGCTGGTGCCCTCGCTGGTGGGTGCGGAGCTGTTGCCGGCGGCGAATGCGCGGATCGAGCTGGCGCGCACCATCGCCTTTGCCAGCGGACCTGCGCTCGGCGGCGCGCTGGTCGGCTGGCTTGGCGCCAGCCCCGCCTTCGCTTTTGCCGCCGCGCTTTCGGCCGTCGCCGTGGTGCTGCTCTCCGGCCTTTACGAGCCGGCCCGTGCGCCCACGCCGCGGCGCCATCCGCTCCAGGACATCCGCGAGGGCGCGGCCTTCGTGTTCCACCACGCGTTGCTGCGGCCGGTGTTTATCACCCAATTCATCTTCAACACCGGCTGGTTCCTGCAGCTCGCGGTGTTCGTACCCTATGCCGTGCGCCATCTCGGCCTATCGGCCACTGGCGTCGGCATCGTGCTGGCGATGTACGGCGTTGGCATGGTCATCGGCGCGCTGCTTGCCACGCGCGTAATGCGCCGCATCGCCTTCGGCACCGTCATCGGCCTCGGCCCGGTCACCGGTTTCGTCGCCGCGGTGGTGATGGCGCTGACGGTGCTGGTCCCCTCGCCGTGGCTTGCGGGCTTGAGCTTCTTCCTGCTCGGCGTCGGGCCGATCCTCTGGGTGATCTCGACCACGACATTGCGCCAGTCCGTAACGCCGCCGCGCCTGCTCGGCCGCGTCTCCGCGATCAACATCATGAGCTACGGCGCCCGTCCGCTCGGCTCGGCGCTCGGCGCAGTCGTCGGCGGCGTCTGGAGCGCGGAAGCATGCCTCTATCTCGCTGCGGCGGTGTTCGCCGTGCAGGCGCTGGTGATCTGGCTCTCGCCTGCGGTGGCATTGGATCGGCAGCCGAAGATGGTGGAGGACGGCGCGGCGGCGCGCTGCTAG
- a CDS encoding N-acyl homoserine lactonase family protein has product MRPISLAFSAIALVLGAAATSAQSQKSGVERLYVLNCGEGTAGDISRWSPGVNEGKTMDFVDTCYLIKHGQDWFLWDTGIADAVAAMPNGLAPADPKAVTWRRPKTLQAQLDQIGVKPAEIKAMGVSHTHPDHIGNVEMFPQVMLYVQKAEYDWPGANNEPRFKPSHPVELLAGDKDVFGDGSVTILSTPGHTPGHQSLLVKLPKTGAVVLSGDAVHFKDNWDNRRVPSMNVNKDQSSASMQKIADTLAKEKAQLWINHDKAQRDGQKLAPEFYD; this is encoded by the coding sequence ATGCGCCCGATCAGCCTTGCTTTCTCAGCCATCGCTCTCGTGCTCGGCGCCGCTGCGACATCCGCGCAGTCGCAGAAATCCGGTGTCGAAAGGCTCTACGTCCTCAATTGCGGCGAAGGCACCGCCGGTGACATCTCGCGCTGGTCGCCCGGCGTGAACGAGGGCAAGACCATGGACTTCGTCGATACCTGTTACCTCATCAAGCACGGGCAGGACTGGTTCCTGTGGGATACCGGCATTGCCGATGCCGTCGCCGCCATGCCCAATGGGCTCGCGCCCGCCGATCCCAAGGCCGTGACCTGGCGGCGGCCGAAGACGCTTCAGGCCCAGCTCGACCAGATCGGAGTGAAGCCAGCCGAAATCAAGGCGATGGGCGTCTCGCACACCCATCCCGATCATATCGGCAATGTCGAGATGTTTCCCCAGGTCATGCTTTACGTGCAGAAGGCCGAATATGACTGGCCCGGTGCCAACAACGAGCCACGCTTCAAGCCCTCGCATCCCGTCGAGCTGCTCGCGGGCGACAAGGACGTATTCGGAGACGGCAGCGTGACCATTCTGTCGACGCCCGGGCACACGCCCGGACATCAATCGCTACTGGTCAAATTGCCGAAGACCGGCGCGGTCGTGCTGTCCGGCGATGCCGTGCACTTCAAGGACAATTGGGACAACCGCCGCGTGCCCAGCATGAACGTCAACAAGGACCAGAGCTCGGCCTCGATGCAGAAGATCGCCGATACGCTCGCCAAGGAAAAGGCTCAGCTCTGGATCAACCACGACAAGGCCCAGCGCGATGGCCAGAAGCTGGCGCCGGAATTTTACGACTGA
- a CDS encoding adenylate/guanylate cyclase domain-containing protein: MQLTSRLELMNWLTGQGLTGLPENELLRGFCERCRAEGLELSRGLVVIDTLHPIYEGRGFRWSDRPSNESDVFEYGSTAEGDAAKSWRRSVFFHMLEHGHDEMLIDLADAPSLDFSQIGELAEKGHRHYLAFVHRFGETGALGLMDCLYSCWTTRRADGFGEAELAALRDLVPVLGLAIKSAQQVDIVRTLGRVYLGRDASEQVLRGRISRGVTERINAVLWYSDLRGSTGISESIGPDEIIPFLNDYAQAVIDSIHDAGGDVLKLIGDGVLAMFTDGDMAAARRAALRAEHLFRKNAVALNTRRAADGRPTTSAYIGLHVGEVFYGNIGSEDRLDFTVVGPTVNEVSRIASMSRSVDRELLASAEFYRGLDSTGRRYLVSTGRYALRGIGRAQDLYTLDPDIDASEPVTGSYERYLAG, from the coding sequence ATGCAATTGACCTCCCGCCTCGAGCTGATGAACTGGCTGACCGGCCAGGGGCTCACGGGCCTGCCCGAAAACGAGCTGCTCCGCGGTTTCTGCGAGCGCTGCCGCGCCGAGGGGCTGGAACTGTCGCGCGGGCTCGTCGTCATCGATACGCTGCATCCGATCTACGAGGGGCGCGGCTTCCGCTGGAGCGACCGGCCGAGCAACGAGAGCGATGTCTTCGAATACGGCTCGACCGCGGAAGGTGACGCGGCCAAGAGCTGGCGCCGTTCGGTGTTCTTTCACATGCTCGAGCATGGTCACGACGAGATGCTGATCGATCTCGCTGACGCGCCGTCGCTGGATTTCTCGCAGATCGGCGAGCTCGCCGAAAAGGGGCATCGGCACTATCTCGCCTTCGTGCATCGCTTCGGCGAGACCGGCGCGCTCGGCCTGATGGATTGCCTCTATTCCTGCTGGACGACGCGCCGGGCCGACGGTTTCGGCGAAGCCGAGCTCGCCGCGCTACGCGATCTCGTGCCGGTGCTGGGGCTGGCGATCAAGTCGGCGCAGCAGGTCGACATCGTACGTACGCTCGGCCGTGTCTATCTCGGGCGCGATGCCTCGGAGCAGGTCTTGCGCGGACGCATCTCGCGCGGCGTGACCGAGCGCATCAACGCCGTGCTCTGGTACTCGGATTTGCGCGGCTCGACCGGGATCAGCGAGAGCATCGGGCCGGATGAGATCATCCCGTTCCTCAACGATTATGCGCAGGCCGTGATCGACTCGATCCACGATGCCGGCGGCGACGTGTTGAAACTTATCGGCGACGGCGTGCTCGCGATGTTCACCGACGGGGACATGGCGGCGGCGCGCCGTGCGGCGCTGCGGGCCGAGCATCTGTTCCGCAAGAATGCCGTGGCGTTGAATACGCGACGGGCGGCCGATGGCCGTCCCACCACGTCGGCCTATATCGGCCTGCATGTCGGTGAGGTCTTCTACGGCAATATCGGCAGCGAGGACCGGCTCGATTTCACGGTGGTGGGCCCGACCGTCAACGAGGTCAGCCGCATCGCCTCGATGAGCCGCTCGGTCGACCGCGAGCTGCTGGCATCGGCGGAATTCTACCGGGGCTTGGATTCCACCGGCCGCCGCTATCTCGTCTCCACCGGCCGCTACGCGCTCCGCGGCATCGGCCGCGCGCAGGATCTTTACACGCTCGACCCGGATATCGACGCGAGCGAGCCGGTGACGGGGAGTTACGAGCGATATCTGGCGGGTTAG
- a CDS encoding Nramp family divalent metal transporter, whose amino-acid sequence MDARSPDLTPDAAGWRRDAPTTKSLAEVNATVAVPTAGRWWRRLLAFVGPGYLVSVGYMDPGNWATDLAGGSKFGYTLLSVILLSNLMAILLQSLAARLGIVTDRDLAQACRATYSPAVNFLLWLACEAAIIACDLAEVIGTAIALKLLFGIPLIGGALLAALDAFLLLLLMNRGFRFLEAFVIALLAVIAVCFAIQIAAAAPPVAEVLRGFAPKTEIFTNPEMLYIAIGIIGATVMPHNLYLHSSIVQTRAYERNEAGRREAIKWATTDSTVALMLALFINAAILVVAAATFHGSGHSDVAEIGQAFELLSPLLGLGIASTLFAVALLASGLNSTVTATLAGQIVMEGFLDLRLPSWARRLLTRGIAIVPVIIVTAVYGERGTVDLLVFSQVVLSMQLPFAVIPLVRFVSDRRKMGKFAIPTSVAAIAWIVAGVIVILNVKLLFDTMFG is encoded by the coding sequence ATGGATGCCCGTTCGCCCGATTTGACCCCCGACGCCGCCGGTTGGCGCCGCGACGCGCCTACCACCAAGAGCCTGGCCGAGGTGAATGCCACGGTCGCCGTTCCCACGGCCGGCCGCTGGTGGCGGCGGTTGCTCGCCTTTGTCGGTCCGGGCTACCTCGTCTCGGTCGGCTACATGGACCCGGGCAATTGGGCGACCGACCTCGCCGGCGGGTCGAAGTTCGGCTACACGCTGCTCTCGGTCATCCTGCTTTCGAACCTGATGGCGATCCTGCTGCAGTCGCTCGCAGCAAGGCTCGGCATCGTCACCGACCGCGACCTCGCGCAAGCCTGCCGCGCGACCTATTCGCCCGCGGTGAACTTTCTGCTCTGGCTTGCCTGCGAGGCGGCGATCATCGCCTGCGATCTCGCCGAGGTCATCGGCACCGCGATTGCTCTCAAGCTGTTGTTCGGCATCCCGCTGATCGGGGGCGCGCTGCTCGCGGCGCTCGACGCCTTTCTGTTGCTGCTGTTGATGAACCGCGGCTTCCGCTTCCTGGAAGCCTTCGTCATCGCGCTGCTTGCCGTGATCGCGGTCTGCTTCGCGATACAGATCGCGGCCGCGGCGCCGCCGGTCGCCGAGGTGCTGCGCGGCTTTGCGCCGAAGACGGAGATCTTCACCAATCCGGAGATGCTCTACATCGCGATCGGCATCATCGGTGCCACCGTGATGCCGCACAATCTCTATCTGCACTCCTCGATCGTGCAGACGCGCGCCTATGAGCGCAACGAGGCCGGTCGGCGCGAGGCGATCAAATGGGCGACGACGGACTCAACCGTCGCGCTGATGCTGGCGCTGTTCATCAATGCCGCGATCCTCGTGGTCGCAGCGGCGACCTTCCATGGAAGCGGCCATTCCGACGTCGCCGAGATCGGCCAGGCCTTCGAGCTGCTGTCACCGCTGCTCGGCCTCGGCATCGCCTCGACGCTGTTCGCGGTGGCGCTGCTCGCCTCGGGCCTGAACTCGACGGTAACGGCGACCCTCGCGGGCCAGATCGTGATGGAGGGCTTTCTCGACCTGCGCCTGCCGAGCTGGGCGCGGCGCCTGCTGACGCGGGGCATCGCGATCGTTCCGGTCATCATCGTCACGGCTGTCTATGGCGAGCGTGGTACGGTCGATCTGTTGGTGTTCAGCCAAGTCGTGCTGTCGATGCAGCTTCCCTTCGCCGTCATCCCGCTGGTGCGCTTCGTCTCCGACCGCCGCAAGATGGGCAAGTTCGCGATTCCGACGTCAGTCGCAGCGATCGCGTGGATCGTGGCGGGCGTGATCGTGATTTTGAACGTGAAGTTGCTGTTCGACACGATGTTCGGCTAA
- a CDS encoding MarR family winged helix-turn-helix transcriptional regulator produces the protein MMKAVATAADTAERVAGQQGSVQSLYLEALTLVERLHRRLLDVIKDEFDRRGRADINSVQALLLYNIGDKELTAGELRTRGYYLGSNVSYNLKKLVELGFLDHQRSRVDRRSVRIRLTPQGQEVRRIVDALYQKHVKTVEQVGGISGDEFATLNKSLHRLERFWTDQILYRL, from the coding sequence ATGATGAAAGCCGTCGCAACTGCGGCAGATACCGCAGAGCGCGTCGCCGGCCAGCAGGGTTCGGTGCAGTCGCTCTATCTGGAAGCATTGACTCTGGTGGAGCGGCTGCATCGCCGTCTCCTCGACGTCATCAAGGACGAGTTCGATCGTCGGGGCCGTGCCGACATCAATTCGGTGCAGGCGCTCTTGCTCTATAACATCGGCGACAAGGAGCTGACCGCGGGCGAGCTGCGCACGCGCGGCTACTATCTCGGCTCCAACGTCTCCTACAATCTGAAGAAGCTCGTCGAGCTCGGCTTCCTCGATCATCAGCGCTCGCGCGTCGATCGTCGCTCGGTGCGCATCCGCCTGACCCCGCAGGGCCAGGAGGTCCGCCGCATCGTCGATGCGCTCTACCAGAAGCACGTCAAGACGGTGGAGCAGGTCGGCGGCATCTCGGGCGACGAGTTCGCGACCCTCAACAAGTCGCTGCACCGTCTCGAACGGTTCTGGACCGACCAGATCCTGTACCGGCTCTGA
- a CDS encoding RDD family protein produces the protein MSYSDPGNGWRNDGDVQSHAYDPYLHPELFRGVATRRAFAFLIDLIVISVPVILGYLFIAVFGVVTLGLGWALFWLAWPASVIWAIVYYGACIGGPSSATIGMRVMDLELRTWYGAPGYFVLGATHAVLFWVSVSFLSPFVVLVGLFNGRRRLLHDVVLGTVVINNSIRAPAPQAARTY, from the coding sequence ATGTCGTATTCGGACCCGGGCAATGGCTGGCGCAATGACGGCGACGTGCAGTCGCATGCCTATGATCCCTATTTGCACCCGGAACTGTTCCGCGGCGTTGCAACGCGGCGGGCATTCGCCTTCTTGATCGACCTCATCGTGATCTCGGTGCCGGTGATCCTCGGCTACCTCTTCATCGCCGTGTTCGGCGTGGTCACGCTCGGCCTCGGCTGGGCGCTGTTCTGGCTGGCTTGGCCGGCATCGGTGATCTGGGCCATCGTCTATTACGGCGCCTGCATCGGCGGCCCGTCGTCGGCAACGATCGGCATGCGGGTCATGGATCTGGAGTTGCGCACCTGGTACGGCGCTCCCGGCTACTTCGTGCTCGGCGCCACGCATGCCGTGCTATTCTGGGTGTCGGTCTCGTTCCTGTCACCCTTCGTGGTCCTGGTCGGCCTGTTCAACGGCCGCCGGCGCCTGTTGCACGATGTCGTGCTCGGAACGGTCGTGATTAACAATTCGATCCGCGCACCCGCCCCCCAAGCAGCGCGGACCTATTGA